In the genome of Labrus mixtus chromosome 21, fLabMix1.1, whole genome shotgun sequence, one region contains:
- the eif3c gene encoding eukaryotic translation initiation factor 3 subunit C isoform X2, protein MSRFFATGSDSESEESSSADEITPKAPGTTFKQSLLISDDEEDTKRIVRSAKDKRFEELTNLIKTIRNAMKIRDMAKCLEEFEQLCRAFLKSKTIVDKEGVPPFYIRLLADLEDYLNQLWEDKEGKKKMNKNNAKALSTLRQKIRKYNRDYETEIASYKENPQESADEEEEKEAGDSGSSSDSDGEGEDGVSAKAFLKKKPEPTPDASKFLKSAKGSGDESSSSDDDENEDWGSDTVDSGSESSDDGDEKSSSLALVFLKKTQDSEKSEKRLAKRKKPKKKERLEEEGEEEGGEEVEGGWEKVKGGAPMVKPKMFAKGTEINIPVVVKKLNEILQARGKKGTDRAAQIELLHALAAIALENNLGQGIMVKIKFNIVASLYDYNPNLAAFMKPDMWKKCLDCIDELLDILFEHNNIFIGENIAEDSESLAISDQPFRVRGCILTLVERMDEEFTKIMQNTDPHSQEYVDNLKDEGHVCGIIDRLLNYMENKGSTEEICRIYLRRIMHTYYKFDYKAHRRSLGLQGETKSEQDQEESEGEDSAVIMDRLCKFIYAKDRTDRIRTCAILCHIYHHALHSRWYQARDLMLMSHLQDNIQHADPPVQILYNRTMVQLGICAFRQGMIKDAHNALLDIQSSGRAKELLGQGLLMRNMQERNAEQEKIEKRRQVPFHMHINLELLECVYLVSAMLLEIPYMAAHEFDARRRMISKQFHHQLRVGERQPLLGPPESMREHVVAASKAMKMGDWRTCHSFIINEKMNSKVWDLFPETQRVREMLVRKIQEESLRTYLFTYSSVYDSIRMETLSEMFELEIPTVHSIISKMIINEELMASLDQPTQTVVMHRTEPTSLQNMALQLAEKLGSLVENNERVFDLKQGVYGGYFNRDQKGGYQQKQSYQRDQKGGYQQNKGGYQGGYQGGYQGGHQGGYQGGHQGGYQGGHQGGYQGGYQGGYQGGYQRGGYRNQNQSNY, encoded by the exons ATGTCTCGTTTCTTTGCCACCGGGTCTGACAGCGAGTCAGAGGAGTCCTCGTCTGCCGATGAGATCACCCCTAAAGCACCCGGGACGACTTTCAAGCA GTCGCTGCTTATTAGTGACGATGAGGAGGACACGAAGAGAATTGTGCGCAGCGCCAAAGACAAAAG GTTTGAGGAGTTGACCAACCTTATCAAGACTATCCGCAATGCAATGAAGATTCGTGATATGGCAAAATGTCTGGAAGAATTTGAGCAGTTATGTCGAGCGTTCCTCAAAAGCAAGACTATAGTGGACAAAGAGGGGGTTCCCCCTTTCTATATTCGTCTTCTGGCCGACTTGGAAGACTATCTGAACCAG CTATGGGAGGATAAAGAGGGCAAGAAGaagatgaacaaaaacaacGCCAAAGCCCTTAGTACACTGCGTCAGAAGATCCGCAAGTACAACAGAGACTACGAAACTGAAATAGCTTCATACAAAGAG AACCCACAGGAGTCtgcagatgaggaggaggagaaggaggctgGGGATTCTG GCTCTTCCTCTGACAGcgatggagagggagaggatggagTCTCAGCCAAggcctttttaaagaaaaagcctGAGCCTACCCCAGATGCCAGCAAGTTCCTCAAGTCTGCAAAGGGATCCGGG GATGAGTCCTCTTCTAGTGACGATGACGAAAATGAAGACTGGGGCTCAGACACTGTCGACAGCGGGAGCGAGAGCTCGGATGACGGGGATGAGAAGAGCTCCTCCCTGGCCTTGGTCTTCCTCAAGAA GACTCAGGACTCTGAGAAGAGCGAGAAGAGGCTGGCGAAGAGAAAGAAGCCCAAGAAGAAAGAGCGGCTGGAGGaagagggcgaggaggagggaggagaggaggtggagggaggcTGGGAGAAGGTGAAAGGAGGCGCTCCTATGGTCAAG CCTAAGATGTTTGCAAAAGGCACAGAGATCAACATTCCTGTTGTAGTGAAGAAGCTGAACGAGATCCTGCAAGCAAGAGGCAAAAAGGGCACAGACAG aGCCGCTCAGATTGAGCTGCTCCACGCTCTGGCAGCCATCGCCCTCGAGAATAACCTCGGTCAAGGTATCATGGTCAAGATCAAGTTTAACATCGTCGCCTCCTTGTACGACTACAACCCCAACCTGGCGGCGTTCATGAAG CCCGACATGTGGAAGAAGTGTCTGGACTGCATCGACGAGCTGCTCGACATCCTCTTCGAACACAACAACATCTTCATCGGGGAAAACATCGCAGAGGACAGTGAGAGTCTGGCAATCTCCGACCAG CCATTCAGGGTTCGTGGATGTATCTTAACATTGGTAGAAAGGATGGATGAAGAGTTTACCAAGATCATGCAGAACACCGATCCCCACTCGCAAG AATATGTGGACAATCTGAAAGACGAGGGACATGTTTGTGGCATCATCGACCGGCTGCTCAACTACATGGAGAACAAGGGCAGCACAGAGGAGATATGCCGCATCTACCTGCGCAGAATCATGCACACCTACTACAAGTTTGACTACAAGGCCCACCGGCGCAGCCTGGGGCTCCAGGGAGAGACCAAG TCCGAGCAGGACCaggaggagagtgagggggagGACAGCGCCGTCATCATGGACCGCCTCTGCAAGTTCATCTACGCCAAGGATCGCACTGACCGCATCCGCACCTGTGCCATCCTCTGCCACATCTACCACCACGCTCTGCACTCCCGCTGGTACCAGGCGCGAGACCTGATGCTGATGAGTCACCTGCAGGACAACATCCAGCACGCCGACCCGCCCGTGCAG ATTCTGTACAACAGAACCATGGTGCAACTCGGCATTTGCGCCTTCAGGCAGGGCATGATCAAAGACGCCCACAATGCCTTGCTGGACATCCAGTCGTCCGGCCGTGCCAAGGAGCTGCTGGGTCAGGGTTTGCTCATGAGGAACATGCAGGAGAGGAACGCTGAGCAGGAGAAGATTGAGAAGAGGAGACAA GTGCCCTTCCACATGCACATCAACCTGGAGCTGCTggagtgtgtgtatctggtgTCGGCCATGCTGCTGGAAATCCCCTACATGGCCGCACACGAGTTTGATGCCCGCCGCAGGATGATCAGCAAACAGttccaccaccagctcagggtGGGAGAGAGACAGCCACTTCTAG GACCCCCAGAGAGCATGAGGGAGCACGTGGTGGCAGCCAGCAAGGCCATGAAGATGGGAGACTGGCGTACCTGCCACTCGTTCATCATCAATGAGAAGATGAACAGTAAAGTCTGGGACCTGTTTCCTGAGACGCAGCGAGTACGGGAGATGCTCGTCAG GAAGATCCAAGAGGAGTCGTTGAGGACTTACCTGTTCACGTACAGCAGTGTGTACGACTCCATCAG gaTGGAGACCCTGTCTGAGATGTTTGAGTTGGAGATACCTACAGTTCACAGCATTATCAGCAAGATGATCATCAATGAGGAGTTAATG GCATCACTCGACCAGCCCACACAGACGGTGGTGATGCACCGCACAGAGCCCACCTCCCTGCAGAACATGGCCCTGCAGCTGGCTGAGAAACTGGGCAGCTTGGTGGAGAACAACGAACGCGTCTTTGACCTCAAACAGGGCGTCTATGGAGGCTACTTCAACAGAG ATCAGAAAGGTGGCTACCAACAAAAGCAATCCTACCAGAGAg ATCAAAAAGGTGGTTATCAGCAGAATAAGGGGGGCTACCAAGGAGGCTACCAAGGAGGCTACCAAGGGGGCCACCAAGGAGGATACCAAGGGGGCCACCAAGGAGGCTACCAAGGGGGCCACCAAGGAGGCTACCAAGGTGGCTACCAAGGGGGCTACCAAGGGGGCTACCAGAGAGGCGGCTACAGAAATCAAAACCAAAGCAACTACTGA
- the eif3c gene encoding eukaryotic translation initiation factor 3 subunit C isoform X1, translating to MSRFFATGSDSESEESSSADEITPKAPGTTFKQSLLISDDEEDTKRIVRSAKDKRFEELTNLIKTIRNAMKIRDMAKCLEEFEQLCRAFLKSKTIVDKEGVPPFYIRLLADLEDYLNQLWEDKEGKKKMNKNNAKALSTLRQKIRKYNRDYETEIASYKENPQESADEEEEKEAGDSGSSSDSDGEGEDGVSAKAFLKKKPEPTPDASKFLKSAKGSGDESSSSDDDENEDWGSDTVDSGSESSDDGDEKSSSLALVFLKKTQDSEKSEKRLAKRKKPKKKERLEEEGEEEGGEEVEGGWEKVKGGAPMVKEKPKMFAKGTEINIPVVVKKLNEILQARGKKGTDRAAQIELLHALAAIALENNLGQGIMVKIKFNIVASLYDYNPNLAAFMKPDMWKKCLDCIDELLDILFEHNNIFIGENIAEDSESLAISDQPFRVRGCILTLVERMDEEFTKIMQNTDPHSQEYVDNLKDEGHVCGIIDRLLNYMENKGSTEEICRIYLRRIMHTYYKFDYKAHRRSLGLQGETKSEQDQEESEGEDSAVIMDRLCKFIYAKDRTDRIRTCAILCHIYHHALHSRWYQARDLMLMSHLQDNIQHADPPVQILYNRTMVQLGICAFRQGMIKDAHNALLDIQSSGRAKELLGQGLLMRNMQERNAEQEKIEKRRQVPFHMHINLELLECVYLVSAMLLEIPYMAAHEFDARRRMISKQFHHQLRVGERQPLLGPPESMREHVVAASKAMKMGDWRTCHSFIINEKMNSKVWDLFPETQRVREMLVRKIQEESLRTYLFTYSSVYDSIRMETLSEMFELEIPTVHSIISKMIINEELMASLDQPTQTVVMHRTEPTSLQNMALQLAEKLGSLVENNERVFDLKQGVYGGYFNRDQKGGYQQKQSYQRDQKGGYQQNKGGYQGGYQGGYQGGHQGGYQGGHQGGYQGGHQGGYQGGYQGGYQGGYQRGGYRNQNQSNY from the exons ATGTCTCGTTTCTTTGCCACCGGGTCTGACAGCGAGTCAGAGGAGTCCTCGTCTGCCGATGAGATCACCCCTAAAGCACCCGGGACGACTTTCAAGCA GTCGCTGCTTATTAGTGACGATGAGGAGGACACGAAGAGAATTGTGCGCAGCGCCAAAGACAAAAG GTTTGAGGAGTTGACCAACCTTATCAAGACTATCCGCAATGCAATGAAGATTCGTGATATGGCAAAATGTCTGGAAGAATTTGAGCAGTTATGTCGAGCGTTCCTCAAAAGCAAGACTATAGTGGACAAAGAGGGGGTTCCCCCTTTCTATATTCGTCTTCTGGCCGACTTGGAAGACTATCTGAACCAG CTATGGGAGGATAAAGAGGGCAAGAAGaagatgaacaaaaacaacGCCAAAGCCCTTAGTACACTGCGTCAGAAGATCCGCAAGTACAACAGAGACTACGAAACTGAAATAGCTTCATACAAAGAG AACCCACAGGAGTCtgcagatgaggaggaggagaaggaggctgGGGATTCTG GCTCTTCCTCTGACAGcgatggagagggagaggatggagTCTCAGCCAAggcctttttaaagaaaaagcctGAGCCTACCCCAGATGCCAGCAAGTTCCTCAAGTCTGCAAAGGGATCCGGG GATGAGTCCTCTTCTAGTGACGATGACGAAAATGAAGACTGGGGCTCAGACACTGTCGACAGCGGGAGCGAGAGCTCGGATGACGGGGATGAGAAGAGCTCCTCCCTGGCCTTGGTCTTCCTCAAGAA GACTCAGGACTCTGAGAAGAGCGAGAAGAGGCTGGCGAAGAGAAAGAAGCCCAAGAAGAAAGAGCGGCTGGAGGaagagggcgaggaggagggaggagaggaggtggagggaggcTGGGAGAAGGTGAAAGGAGGCGCTCCTATGGTCAAG GAAAAGCCTAAGATGTTTGCAAAAGGCACAGAGATCAACATTCCTGTTGTAGTGAAGAAGCTGAACGAGATCCTGCAAGCAAGAGGCAAAAAGGGCACAGACAG aGCCGCTCAGATTGAGCTGCTCCACGCTCTGGCAGCCATCGCCCTCGAGAATAACCTCGGTCAAGGTATCATGGTCAAGATCAAGTTTAACATCGTCGCCTCCTTGTACGACTACAACCCCAACCTGGCGGCGTTCATGAAG CCCGACATGTGGAAGAAGTGTCTGGACTGCATCGACGAGCTGCTCGACATCCTCTTCGAACACAACAACATCTTCATCGGGGAAAACATCGCAGAGGACAGTGAGAGTCTGGCAATCTCCGACCAG CCATTCAGGGTTCGTGGATGTATCTTAACATTGGTAGAAAGGATGGATGAAGAGTTTACCAAGATCATGCAGAACACCGATCCCCACTCGCAAG AATATGTGGACAATCTGAAAGACGAGGGACATGTTTGTGGCATCATCGACCGGCTGCTCAACTACATGGAGAACAAGGGCAGCACAGAGGAGATATGCCGCATCTACCTGCGCAGAATCATGCACACCTACTACAAGTTTGACTACAAGGCCCACCGGCGCAGCCTGGGGCTCCAGGGAGAGACCAAG TCCGAGCAGGACCaggaggagagtgagggggagGACAGCGCCGTCATCATGGACCGCCTCTGCAAGTTCATCTACGCCAAGGATCGCACTGACCGCATCCGCACCTGTGCCATCCTCTGCCACATCTACCACCACGCTCTGCACTCCCGCTGGTACCAGGCGCGAGACCTGATGCTGATGAGTCACCTGCAGGACAACATCCAGCACGCCGACCCGCCCGTGCAG ATTCTGTACAACAGAACCATGGTGCAACTCGGCATTTGCGCCTTCAGGCAGGGCATGATCAAAGACGCCCACAATGCCTTGCTGGACATCCAGTCGTCCGGCCGTGCCAAGGAGCTGCTGGGTCAGGGTTTGCTCATGAGGAACATGCAGGAGAGGAACGCTGAGCAGGAGAAGATTGAGAAGAGGAGACAA GTGCCCTTCCACATGCACATCAACCTGGAGCTGCTggagtgtgtgtatctggtgTCGGCCATGCTGCTGGAAATCCCCTACATGGCCGCACACGAGTTTGATGCCCGCCGCAGGATGATCAGCAAACAGttccaccaccagctcagggtGGGAGAGAGACAGCCACTTCTAG GACCCCCAGAGAGCATGAGGGAGCACGTGGTGGCAGCCAGCAAGGCCATGAAGATGGGAGACTGGCGTACCTGCCACTCGTTCATCATCAATGAGAAGATGAACAGTAAAGTCTGGGACCTGTTTCCTGAGACGCAGCGAGTACGGGAGATGCTCGTCAG GAAGATCCAAGAGGAGTCGTTGAGGACTTACCTGTTCACGTACAGCAGTGTGTACGACTCCATCAG gaTGGAGACCCTGTCTGAGATGTTTGAGTTGGAGATACCTACAGTTCACAGCATTATCAGCAAGATGATCATCAATGAGGAGTTAATG GCATCACTCGACCAGCCCACACAGACGGTGGTGATGCACCGCACAGAGCCCACCTCCCTGCAGAACATGGCCCTGCAGCTGGCTGAGAAACTGGGCAGCTTGGTGGAGAACAACGAACGCGTCTTTGACCTCAAACAGGGCGTCTATGGAGGCTACTTCAACAGAG ATCAGAAAGGTGGCTACCAACAAAAGCAATCCTACCAGAGAg ATCAAAAAGGTGGTTATCAGCAGAATAAGGGGGGCTACCAAGGAGGCTACCAAGGAGGCTACCAAGGGGGCCACCAAGGAGGATACCAAGGGGGCCACCAAGGAGGCTACCAAGGGGGCCACCAAGGAGGCTACCAAGGTGGCTACCAAGGGGGCTACCAAGGGGGCTACCAGAGAGGCGGCTACAGAAATCAAAACCAAAGCAACTACTGA